The following DNA comes from Malania oleifera isolate guangnan ecotype guangnan chromosome 12, ASM2987363v1, whole genome shotgun sequence.
GGATTAGCTTGCAGCACTGGAGATGTCTCAGCTATGTGATTTTTCCCATCATCCTTGAGCTGAAAGGCCTTGAGTAGACCTCCCCCATTGAGACAACTGCTTTTCTCGTTCTTTATCCCTAATGTGGTCCATATAGAGCTCTTGGCAGCTTCATCGGGATCATCAATTCTCAGTGTCTTTGGAATCAACACACCTCTTTCTGAATTGTTCTCTTTCTCTGAGTTCGCTGGATTAATGATGGTTCCATCCCTCAAATGTTTTCCCAAAATTGGGGATGAGGTAGACCTGGAGCTTGTGGCACAAGAATTGGGAGAGGAAGGTGTAGGGGAAAACCATTGCATATTCCAAGAGCCAGGTACATTGCAGCCCCAATAAGCTGGTGCGGGATAGAAGGATACCGGAAATCCAGAAGGACAGAAAGTGCGGGGAGGCATAGCTGCAGAGTTCCACTGAGCTGAGTTCCACAGATGAGGCAACGGAGGCCCAAGGAAGCATGGTAATTGAGGAGAGAGCCCATGACAGTTCTCTGTCACTGGTTCTTTTGGACGAGCATCACCGCCCTTTTCTGCTGAATAGGAAGCTGTGGTACAAGACCCACTTGAGTAATCATCCCCATTTTCTCCCCTTCCAGAAGAAACAGGAGTTCTCTGTTCGGGTTGATGAAACCCATTTTGGACATGGTTTTGCGTTTTCTCAGCAAGGTTTAATGcagaagcaatggattcacaaaCAGGAGCATTTGAGCCAAAGGTGAGGACAGTACCATTGCCTCCCAAATGGGAGCTGTGAATTCCATTTGCAGCATTGACTCGAGCTAATTGGTGAGCTTCGGAAACCATTATGTGATGATAATGTGAAGCAGAGGAATTCTTGCTCTTGCGACGACCAGCACCCACAGGCACATTTCGCATGGTTCCTCCAGCAGTCCAGTATCTCTGACACTTTTTACAGAAATGACGGGGCTGGTTGACATTGTAATTGTTGTAGTAACAGAACTTGGTGTCCATGCTATTACATCGGGGACATTGAAGTATCTTGTCAGGTTTCTTCAGAGTCTTCTCTTGTGACATACTTGTTTCGCTCTGCTCATCGTTCTTCATAGTTTTCGATGAAGAAGTTTCCTTGTCAACAGGAGATGTTTTTGGGTTTTCACTGATGACAGATGATGTTGTAGGATCCTGGAAGTCCTCTGAGATATGATGATCACATGAACCATCTTCCTTTTTTTCCTCTTTGTGTTCTCCTTCTGAAGTCTTCTGAAACATTAAATAGGGGTTCAATAAGAAGTGGGAATGGCTATAACACAGCAAGAGATAAACATTAGAAAATACACAATGCTTGCCTAACTATACAATAACCATAATGATCAACCCTATTGTAAAGGAAATGGAGGAAAGATGCAGAAGTAGTTTGAGGATTCAGGTTTATTATTAAGTTTCATAATTCTTTGTTTATGAACATAGTTAAAAATCTTCAGTTTTGGCTTTTGTGGCTACACATGCCCAGAAGTTTACTTACATGGACAAAATCTTTATTCATTAAATGGAAACATCTCAAATAATTACTAACTTTTTCTAATCAACAGAATGTTAATTCGTTTACCATGCCAAGTTCAAAGTAGTGAGTGAAAAAAACCCATCTCTCTAGACCCTACTCCCATAAACGCACAGATGGAAGCAGAGAATTAGTCCAAGAAAACTTCAGTCACAATGAAAATGATCTAAAATTTTCAGAAAAGTCACTGGAAAAAAGCCACAAAATGCATCTTGGTACAGTAAGAAAATCACAAAGTCTGCATCGATCTCTAAATCTAAGAACAATAGAGCATATTATATTTGACACCTATCAATTTTATCGTGTTTCATTTAGGTCGTGTTTGGAAGTATGGATTTCAGGATTTGGTTTTGGATTTGTGCGACTTGGATGAAACCCAGTTCAATTTTGTGTTGCATTTTATCCAAATACAAACCATCTAAATCCAAGTTCTCAACTCCAAGCTTCCAAACAAGGGTTAGCACCGATTGGATTCTAATcttaaaaagaaaagaacaaaaaaagtaTAATGAGATgaattctattaaaaaaaaaaagaaaaaaaaaaaaaagaaggaaaaaaactGTTGAGTTTTCAGTGATGAAGCGTTGATGGTTCTGTGATAAAGCACGTAATCAGAGAGCAACTTGCATAGAGATTGagatgggggaaaaaaaaaatctcagcaTAAATTTAAGGGTCccctcaaattttcaaaaacgCAAAACCTGGAATTCGCATCAGAAATTGCCAACTTCAGCTACCCTCCATCAAAGAGAATCGatagaagtttaaaaaataactgattgACATAATTCTACTAACCAGGAAGAGAACACGCACTCTAGTTCGTCATTTACCAAAAACAAAATCTGCTATTTCCAAAAaaattctttgtttttttttttaatcccaaATCCAAATACCGGAGCAAGATCAAACCCAACTCCTAGAAATTAAAACCTCTGCAATCGCGAGGGTGTCCTGCAAATATAGCACccaaagaaaaaaggaaattgaacTTAAAATCTTAGAATCTAGGAAAAGCACGACCAACCCATTAACAATTCGGGCATCCTGAGAATTGGGTTGTTCTCAAAATCGAACATGAATTGAACGGCAGAAAATCAATAAGAACGCACACAGACACGCTACCTTCTGTTCTCCCTGCGCCACTCCTGCCCCTGCTCCGTTCTGCAGAGAACCGATTGAAGACACAGAACTGCGATCCGAAACCTTATCGCGAGGAGAATCAGACGAAGGAGGCGAGGAGTCATCGGTCGACGGCAGCTGTATCGTCTTCCCAAAGAGCTTAATCGCCGGGTCTTTCGGCTCCAACAGTCCCATTTCTTCCTCtgaccctctctctctctgtctctagAAACAAGAATCAGTGTGATTGTGGGAATTACTCTTTCTTCTCAAGGTGGGCGAttgcatttttgaaaaaaatggatAATTTTGGAGAGGATTTAATAGGGAGGAGGTGGGAATCATACAGGCCAGGTCATCAGTTGAGGAAGGTTTCTCAGCCACAAGTTTGCTCTGTGGTCTTTGggatctttctttctttctcgcGCATTTGATTCCACAACTTCTATGAGAGAAGAAAGTCCGATTGTGTCCACTTTTTCGTCCCACGTCAGCATCCTCCCGATTACTCGCCCTCTCAGTTCGCATCGGCTGATACTCCACGGTCAGCTGTTTGGACTCTCATCATCTCTTATTTGTAATAATCTTGGCTGGCTTAGTGAAGTACTGCCTGCTCTTAACCCTCAACTTTAATGGAAGGCTCCTAATCTCATGAATTTGTTTTACAAAGACCGCTCACATGGTTagagtttaaattatttttgtaaGTTTAAGATTTTCTTAGCACACATTTACTTTGGAATTGTAATACTATTCACTTTGAATCCGTTTctttcttttactattttatttaatcAGAATTACTTTACATTCTTTATGAATAAACATAATTGGAGTTCAATGATTGTACCTATTTTTTTCTCTAAATGGAGACCTAATTACCTATACTTCATATAATATCGCAATGTTTATTATTTTGTTCAATTCCAAAGCTGTTTTATTAGCTTTGTTAGAGTTTTTTACATGCATGGTACTCCTAAAACTTATTTAGATTCGATGTATTTTTGCATCAATTaatagatctctctctctctctctctcccccctcccccaggtgtgtgtgtgtgtgtgtagaaaaatagagaaaagaagCAGAGGAGATTGAGCCGGACATTAATAATGTACATTGGTAGCACAATAACACATGAAgtaaccttctctctctctctctctctctctctctctctctctctctctctctctcaggttTATTATCATGTCATACTTCTAtttgtctctctctttctctttgagCTTAGGTTTTTCCTCTCAAAAATTTTGTCTAAAGCAAATGGTAGAAATAGAAATATAAGTAGAAGTGCAGGAGGAATCTGACCATGATCTATTTACATAGTCGCATTTATCCTTTGTTGTTGTTCTTTCTTTTCGTTTTCATGCTAAACTTGACGTGAATGGTGTAATCCGAAGAAGgaaggtgaattggatatttaaaaaaaaattcttcctaggtcagGTGTATTCAATTTCAAAGATTAGCCactattacacaacctagggtctttttatgcaaaATCAAATCCCCAAATaattaaagcatgtatgtaaaacaattaatcataataaataatcaaacatgcatgtgcagaaattaaatagcataGAGAAAGAGatagacacaatatttgttatcgagattcggccaatactacatacgtccctgccttaagccaccactcaaggattccactaagtgctcacttaacTAGGAGGAGCAACgccgtttacaatactccttacaaGGCAGAGTCTCCTTAGCTCAATTACGGGACCGAGTCACAACCAGTTCTCTTTATGAGGCGGAGTCACCTCACCTCAATTATaaggctgagccacaaccagttctccttatgAGGCGGAGTCACCTCAGCTCACCTAACCGGGTTAGAGCCAAACCGGTATACCTTACAGGACAGTGTATACCTCTTCAGGCCACACCtggtgtaacgccccgacctgccacgtgggacctgaggtgctactttagtaacatctgtgtacctgataccatattcatcattaaaaaaaaaacagcggaaataaatgatacattcccCAAAACatattaccaaagttctaaactACTCCCCAAATATCTATATTACGGGCCCTAATATAATGCAAAAACCATCTCAGCCCATACATGCCCTAATACACATCCAAGGACTTCCAACAAAACTTAAATACATTAGAATTCTCACAGACACTCTCAAAAACTGAATCTAGCTACCACCCTTCCCTGGAGCTTATTAAGCTTTATCTCGATATGGTCCtgaaaaaatgatttgtatattggggtgagatacttctcaataaggcagattaagttaatatcagtgtgtggccaacgtgCGTTTGATTgtatataaaatattatcagttgttaattaaccacagttataaaaccATCCTCAAACCATacccacatacacacacacaattatttattagcaaaAGTTCTCGTtgataggggagattacaggCTCATACATGTAgttcccctctgctctaatacgttatgcaacctggtatgggtgcaactgatacttatcagggtactcgtctttctcagcaaacTCTCGGGCAGAGAGTTTACTTTTCCATAAACATTTATGCATTTAAATCATTTGAAAATGCTCACACCTTTACAGTTAGAACATATGCATTTACTTCCTTAGCATAAAGCAGTTCAATACAtattaacaccatttacataaattaacatacacacacacacacacacacacacacacacacacaaaaatactcCCTGGGTCCa
Coding sequences within:
- the LOC131145101 gene encoding cyclic dof factor 2-like isoform X2, yielding MGLLEPKDPAIKLFGKTIQLPSTDDSSPPSSDSPRDKVSDRSSVSSIGSLQNGAGAGVAQGEQKTSEGEHKEEKKEDGSCDHHISEDFQDPTTSSVISENPKTSPVDKETSSSKTMKNDEQSETSMSQEKTLKKPDKILQCPRCNSMDTKFCYYNNYNVNQPRHFCKKCQRYWTAGGTMRNVPVGAGRRKSKNSSASHYHHIMVSEAHQLARVNAANGIHSSHLGGNGTVLTFGSNAPVCESIASALNLAEKTQNHVQNGFHQPEQRTPVSSGRGENGDDYSSGSCTTASYSAEKGGDARPKEPVTENCHGLSPQLPCFLGPPLPHLWNSAQWNSAAMPPRTFCPSGFPVSFYPAPAYWGCNVPGSWNMQWFSPTPSSPNSCATSSRSTSSPILGKHLRDGTIINPANSEKENNSERGVLIPKTLRIDDPDEAAKSSIWTTLGIKNEKSSCLNGGGLLKAFQLKDDGKNHIAETSPVLQANPAALCRSLNFHETSMRVHNKS
- the LOC131145101 gene encoding cyclic dof factor 2-like isoform X1 yields the protein MGLLEPKDPAIKLFGKTIQLPSTDDSSPPSSDSPRDKVSDRSSVSSIGSLQNGAGAGVAQGEQKKTSEGEHKEEKKEDGSCDHHISEDFQDPTTSSVISENPKTSPVDKETSSSKTMKNDEQSETSMSQEKTLKKPDKILQCPRCNSMDTKFCYYNNYNVNQPRHFCKKCQRYWTAGGTMRNVPVGAGRRKSKNSSASHYHHIMVSEAHQLARVNAANGIHSSHLGGNGTVLTFGSNAPVCESIASALNLAEKTQNHVQNGFHQPEQRTPVSSGRGENGDDYSSGSCTTASYSAEKGGDARPKEPVTENCHGLSPQLPCFLGPPLPHLWNSAQWNSAAMPPRTFCPSGFPVSFYPAPAYWGCNVPGSWNMQWFSPTPSSPNSCATSSRSTSSPILGKHLRDGTIINPANSEKENNSERGVLIPKTLRIDDPDEAAKSSIWTTLGIKNEKSSCLNGGGLLKAFQLKDDGKNHIAETSPVLQANPAALCRSLNFHETSMRVHNKS